The Dasypus novemcinctus isolate mDasNov1 chromosome 12, mDasNov1.1.hap2, whole genome shotgun sequence genome includes a window with the following:
- the LOC131280783 gene encoding nuclear pore-associated protein 1-like: MGNFLSRLQSQPCSCCSGPGSHPPVYPLHSSPGARPDGPAAPAPLPGPAHRLSSPDAMKLRSGIYIAPKRRYPIRNPHCSSLGVLPSVLGRESLKPVLSSRNSKMFGYSSGVVRIPRPGCKLSLLDLAPEQVIPRRLEPSRHLPPLHLKESGPRAPEEGREERAEEKEEEDCRDTRGQDGQRRDLHTRGSVWAPSRPLKPEEVVTSFQGGPGPLNKHLHCRDGQGESRCQEAQVSVSSFVSGWAILGLDRPAGSILPPGRGGPGAAGLPGASSSCLLPSERPPQAVLEGSHGRSSPGSQPGEETQEEHRPAEPSRSAPLLTPASVRPCKRKRRRPLPLPLLLPLSWGGGERPPPLKFPRRAAAGGSCWQEKVEPKQGHGIAEEGGREASAESSVPAPASSPSLPLGETTDALCQAPVTGPIPATTATAATALADLPARPPIPSALVPSASCPPTAATAPHPLEAATPSHSLRAATSVSDLPTPANALTLSFQHTTPAKQSPAPMCIVSPPLFSQTPPTFPSTHIPVLTSQPLAAPLVTPTIPASTFAHGISQPASVPSESDMDTTPPSHAVIFLHPPSPVVPSLRFEHAHCNIKQTPLANAPGSTNLPVPINTTPTPVFILPLGPAATPQPTFGGLGGQQLGATFPTAPVSAGLPISPVAADTPAGSPSACSEPRPTSDPEDMDTTPPPQAVGSLQAAPVSAGLPISPVATDTPAGSPSACSEPRPTSDPEDMDTTPPPQAVGSLQAAPISAGLPISPVATNTPAGNPSACSATRLTSDPEDMDTTPPPQAAPVSAGLPISLVAADTPAGSPSACSATRLTSDPEDMDTTPPTQAVGSLQAAPVSTGLPISPVAADTPAGSPSACSAARLTSDAEDMDTTPPPQAVGSLQTAPVSRKNVFPFYAACPGTDNTPCNGSIASNQVSTGLPAPLVHGPPPTYNLPFYPGTTPQPTFGVPNGQQPGANSFNPCFQLGKSPSSAQAAGFSSPTAQPPSGGVPPPAFVGLTSPGSRFGIPVSTLMGSSSCAVSASAPGPSSTSGALTFGAGPSGSSSTTSAPQGPTGQSILSAGGTSVMPVVQDTSASTSMQGPRSLPHKKPAQRTQSPPPLKRKSAPQKRRAASLLVKGL; this comes from the exons ATGGGCAATTTCCTGAGCCGACTTCAGTCACAGCCCTGCAGCTGCTGCTCAGGGCCCGGCAGTCACCCGCCTGTTTATCCCCTCCACAGTTCTCCTGGGGCTCGTCCAGATGGCCCCGCTGCCCCAGCacccctccctggccctgcccacaGGTTGTCCAGCCCGGATGCCATGAAGTTACGTTCTGGGATTTACATCGCCCCTAAGAGGAGATATCCCATCCGGAACCCTCACTGCTCCTCTCTGGGGGTCCTGCCATCGGTGTTGGGGAGGGAGAGTCTGAAGCCAGTGCTGTCATCGCGCAACTCCAAGATGTTTGGCTACTCTTCTGGGGTGGTGAGGATCCCTCGTCCAGGGTGCAAACTGTCCCTTCTGGATTTGGCCCCTGAGCAGGTCATCCCTAGGAGGCTGGAgccatccagacacctcccaccccttCACCTGAAGGAAAGTGGACCGAGGGCCCCAGAAGAGGGCAGAGAAGAGCGagcagaggaaaaggaggaggaggattgCAGAGATACCAGAGGGCAGGATGGGCAGAGGAGGGATCTCCACACCAGAGGAAGCGTCTGGGCCCCATCCAGGCCCCTGAAGCCCGAGGAAGTGGTCACGTCCTTCCAGGGTGGTCCTGGACCTCTGAACAAGCATCTCCATTGTAGGGACGGACAAGGAGAGAGCCGGTGTCAGGAGGCCCAGGTGTCTGTGAGCTCCTTTGTCAGCGGCTGGGCCATCCTGGGCTTGGACAGGCCTGCAGGAAGCATCCTGCCTCCTGGAAGGGGCGGTCCAGGGGCAGCAGGGCTCCCTGGTGCATCCTCCTCCTGCTTGCTGCCGTCAGAGAGACCACCACAGGCGGTGCTGGAGGGGAGCCACGGCCGCAGCTCTCCAGGCTCACAGCCAGGGGAGGAGACGCAGGAAGAGCACCGTCCAGCTGAGCCGTCAAGGAGCGCTCCTCTCCTCACACCAGCCAGCGTCAGGCCCTGTAAACGGAAAAGACGGAGGCCACTACCATtgccactgctgctgccactgtcATGGGGTGGAGGTGAGCGGCCCCCACCCCTGAAGTTTCCTCGGAGAGCCGCAGCTGGAGGCTCATGCTGGCAAGAGAAGGTTGAGCCAAAACAGGGCCATGGCATCGCCGAGGAAGGTGGAAGAGAGGCTTCTGCAGAGAGCAGTGTCCCTGCACCTGCCAGTTCTCCCTCTCTGCCTTTGGGGGAGACTACAGATGCCTTGTGCCAAGCCCCAGTCACTGGGCCAATCCCAGCTACCACCGCCACAGCGGCCACTGCCTTGGCTGACCTGCCTGCCAGGCCACCAATCCCCTCTGCCCTTGTACCTTCGGCTTCTTGTCCACCCACGGCGGCCACAGCACCTCATCCTCTCGAGGCTGCCACACCTTCACATTCGCTCAGGGCTGCAACATCTGTTTCTGACCTCCCCACTCCTGCTAATGCCTTAACCCTCTCCTTCCAGCACACCACTCCTGCAAAGCAATCACCCGCACCCATGTGCATAGTTTCTCCTCCTCTGTTCTCACAAACCCCTCCCACCTTCCCTTCCACCCATATCCCTGTCCTCACCAGCCAGCCCCTAGCGGCTCCCCTGGTCACACCCACCATCCCAGCCAGCACATTTGCACACGGGATTTCCCAGCCTGCTTCGGTCCCCAGTGAAAGTGACATGGACACCACTCCCCCTTCCCACGCTGTTATTTTCTTGCATCCTCCCAGCCCTGTTGTGCCTTCCCTCCGTTTTGAACATGCTCACTGTAATATAAAACAAACACCTCTTGCAAATGCCCCAGGTTCCACCAACCTGCCTGTACCAATAAACACTACACCCACCCCAGTTTTCATCCTCCCCTTGGGTCCAGCAGCCACCCCTCAGCCCACATTTGGGGGCCTTGGTGGGCAGCAGCTGGGAGCCACTTTTCCCACTGCTCCTGTCTCCGCTGGCCTGCCCATCTCTCCTGTGGCCGCCGACACCCCAGCAGGCAGCCCCTCTGCATGCTCAGAGCCCAGGCCTACCTCTGATCCTGAGGACATGGACACCACGCCTCCTCCCCAGGCTGTGGGCTCTCTCCAGGCTGCTCCTGTCTCCGCTGGCCTGCCCATCTCTCCTGTGGCCACTGACACCCCAGCAGGTAGCCCCTCTGCATGCTCAGAGCCCAGGCCTACCTCTGATCCTGAGGACATGGACACCACGCCTCCTCCCCAGGCTGTGGGCTCTCTCCAGGCTGCTCCTATCTCTGCTGGCCTGCCCATCTCTCCTGTGGCCACCAACACCCCAGCAGGCAACCCCTCTGCATGCTCAGCAACCAGGCTTACCTCTGATCCTGAGGATATGGACACCACGCCTCCTCCCCAGGCTGCTCCTGTCTCCGCTGGCCTGCCCATCTCTCTTGTGGCTGCTGACACCCCAGCAGGCAGCCCCTCTGCATGCTCAGCAACCAGGCTTACCTCTGATCCTGAGGACATGGACACCACGCCTCCTACCCAGGCTGTGGGCTCTCTCCAGGCTGCTCCTGTCTCCACTGGCCTGCCCATCTCTCCTGTGGCTGCCGACACCCCAGCAGGCAGCCCCTCTGCATGCTCAGCAGCCAGGCTTACCTCTGATGCTGAGGATATGGACACCACACCTCCTCCCCAGGCTGTAGGCTCTCTCCAGACTGCTCCTGTCTCCAGGAAGAATGTCTTCCCCTTTTATGCGGCATGTCCTGGTACTGACAACACACCATGCAATGGCAGCATTGCCTCAAACCAAGTCTCCACTGGCTTGCCTGCACCGTTGGTCCATGGTCCACCTCCAACATACAATCTTCCCTTTTACCCAGGAACCACGCCTCAGCCCACATTTGGGGTCCCCAACGGGCAGCAGCCGGGAGCCAACAGCTTTAACCCCTGCTTCCAGTTGGGAAAGTCGCCATCCTCAGCACAAGCTGCAGGCTTCAGTTCTCCCACAGCCCAGCCACCCAGTGGTGGTGTTCCACCACCAGCATTTGTGGGATTGACATCGCCAGGTTCCAGATTTGGCATCCCAGTCAGCACCCTGATGGGAAGTAGTAGCTGTGCGGTCAGCGCATCTGCCCCGGGACCCAGTTCCACTTCTGGAGCCCTCACCTTTGGAGCAGGACCAAGTGGAAGCTCCAGCACCACTTCTGCTCCACAGGGCCCGACTGGCCAGAGCATACTTTCTGCAGGAGGAACCAGTGTCATGCCTGTAGTTCAAGACACCTCTGCTTCCACCTCCATGCAGGGCCCTCGGAGTCTACCTCACAAGAAACCAG CACAAAGGACCCAGTCTCCACCACcactaaagagaaaaagtgccCCCCAGAAACGGCGTGCAGCCAGTCTCCTCGTCAAGGGTCTTTGA